The Thermodesulfobacteriota bacterium genomic interval CGGATGTCGTTGGACTGAGCTTCTTATCTGGGGCACACCTGGGGTTAACGGAGAGGTTGATAATATGTCTTAGGGCTCTTGGCATCGAAGACAAAAAAGTTGTCGTAGGTGGTGTCATCCCGAAGGAGGATATCTCTCAGCTCAAGGAGATGGGGGTTATCGAGGTCTTCCCGATAGGGAGCCAGATTAACAAGATTGTCGAGACCCTCGCCGAAAGCTGGAACAGATAGAAACTGTCATTGCGAGGAGCAGGTGAGCCGAAGCCCTGAACGAAGTGAAGGGGACGTGGCAAACGTAAGACCATATAAAAACGGGGAGACATGTTCAAGCGAGGCAAGGTTTGCCATACTTTTTTCTGAGAGGTACCTTCTTTATCTTTCCACTGGCTGTCTTTGGAAGTTCGTCAACAAAAATCACTGATTTTGGTGTCTTGTATCCTGCTAATTTCCCTTTACAGAAATCCAGTGCCTCTTTCTCCGTCATGGTTTCTCCCTCTTTTAAGGCAATTATGGCCTTACCCACCTCTCCCCATTCATCATCAGCAACCCCAATTACTGCCGACTCCAGAATCTTCGGGTGAATAGCATAGACCTTTTCAATCTCTGCCGGATAGACATTCTCACCGCCGCTTATAAACATATCCTTCTCTCTGTCTACTATGTAAACGTATCCCTCATCATCTACCCTGGCAAGGTCTCCGGTATGCAACCAACCACCTCTTATGGTCCGGGCTGTCTCCTCTGGAAGATTCCAATAGTCTGTCATCTGAATAGGGCCTTTTACAATGATCTCTCCGATCTCCCCTGGCACTACATCCGCACCTTTCCTGTTTACCACTTTGACATCACTATGGAAGACAGGCAACCCCACAGAACCTGCTTTTCTGATAGAATCAACCTCAGGAAGCCACAGGACAATAGAGGTCTCCGTCTGACCGAATACCTGTCTTATGGGTATATTCCTTTTTTGGTATTCTTTAATGAGGGAAAGGGGGCATACTTCACCTGCTGTCATACATGTCCTCAGGGAGTTAAGAACATACCTTTCCATATCGGTCTTCTTCAGTATAAAGTTGAGCATGGTGGGAACCGCCATCATCAGGGTGATCTTATACCTTTCGATGAGCCGTAATACCTCTTCAGGATCAAAGTGTTTCTGAATAATAGCCGTCCCTCCTTTATAAAGGATGGGTACTGCGGTTATGTTGAGCCCGCCGGAATGAAAAAGGGGCATTACTACCAGCATCCTGTCGGTTGAAGATATATCAAAGTAAATATCTGCATTGAAGGTATTGTAGAATGTCTTCCTGTGAGATAAAAGTGCCCCTTTAGGCTGGCCGGTAGTCCCTGACGTATACATGATCATCTGAGGGTCTTCCAGTTCAACCTCTTCCTTAATTTCAGGTTCACTCATCGGATGCCGGAGGAGCAGTCCTTCATAGTCAAACGCCCAGGAAGGTGTATCACCATCTACCTGGATAAAGTTTCCTTTCTTAACAGGTATAGCTGAACGAATGGAATCTACAGCATCAGCAAGATCAGAGTTATATATCAGCATCTCCGCCCCACAGTTGTTCAACATAAACTCCAGCTCAGGCCCTGCAAGCCTGAAGTTCAGGGGAACAAATATTGCACCCAATTTAGCTGCAGCAAAGTAGACCTCTAAAAACTGATGGCAGTTGTAAAACAGGACTGCCACTCTATCGCCCTTTTTAATTCCACTATCGACCATTGCATGTGCCAGTTGATTGGTCCTTTCATTGACCTGCCGGTAGGAAAATTCTTTTTCTTCGAATATTACAGCCGTCTTTCCAGAAGAGAGGATTGCCCTCTTCCTGATCCAATCACCAACATTCATCTCATTATTGTCCCCTTTGGGAAATGGGAGAAAAACCCTTCCGCCTGAGGCGGAAAGACTTCAGTTCGATCTTTTGCGCCGCAAGGATTCGAGGGGTCGAGGATTCCAGGATTCGAGAGTAATGAAGAAAAGATTCTCCCTTGACCCCTTTCCGCCTCTGGCGGACTTGAACCCTTAAGCCATCGGCTTTAGACGATGGTAGTTAACATCTTCTAAAAGCTATTCTCCAAGATAGTACTTCCTGGGATCAAACATCCGCAGCATTATAAGCTCTTCCAGCTCAGGAGGAGGTATCTCTTCCGGGTCAGAAGAGACCTTTAAATCCCATCCGCAGTTCTCCTTTATTTGTCGGATATGATCTTCCTTCGTGGTTACCCCCTTGTCTGGAAAATAACCTGTAAGGGTAAATTCCTCATCATTCCCTATCTTTTCAAAGACACCCAGGGTGGATACCAGTGTGGTAACCTTTCTCCCCGGGGAGGTTATGTAGCTTACCCTATCCAAAAACCGCCTTCTGGAATGGACGGCAATTGCAACTACCTCCTGAGCACATGTAGCAATATCATTTGCACCTCCCGACCCGGCAATATATAAGAGCCTCTCCGGAATCTTTGTTGTATTGATATTCCCATATTTGTCTATCTGGCCTATCCCCAGGGTGCCAACACATCTATTCCTGGAGCCGCCCATAAATATACCCATGATGTCATGGGTGTCAACTATTGCCTTGCAGGTAGGGAAATTACGGTTGTTAAATACGGCGGGATCAAAAGGTGTAGGGGTGTAACCATATAGACCTATTTCTGCCATAAGCTCTATGTCGAATCCCTCTTCCTTCAGGTCAAAATAGGCAAGCCATGCCCCAAGGTTGGCAATTCCTGCACCAGCAAGTATTGTCCTGTAATCATTTTTCTTTATTTTCTCTTTCGTTTTTCTCCCCGCAATAACAATTGCCATCTCAAGTGGAGTATATTCAGGAGAATCGTATTCTCTGGTGATTGCCTCTACATCATACCGCCATGAATCGGCATGGGTCTTCCCTTTCAGTGCAAGGATACGATTGTAGCCCAATTTGTTCAAATAATCTTTGTGATCTTTACATCCCAGAACCCATTTGTCTATCCACCTGTCGAACTCCTCCGGGTTCTTTGCCGCTTCACATGCCTCGTCCACAAAATCGTAATCCTCAGCATAAACTGGAAAATCACTCATGCCCCCCTTGGCAAGGCCACTGGGATGGGAGCCTAATGGTACCTCACACACTGCGGTGACATAGTCTCCCGGAAGCTTCATAAGATGTGAATACTGCCTTATAAAATCGGTAGAGACTATCTTCTCTACCGTTACTATAGTCCCTTTTTTACTTCCCATACAACCGTAGAGGTTCTCTGCATATGGAGGAAGCAGCAGGGTATTCCCATACCTATCAGCAGCCCAACCATGGGTCAGGGATATATCAGGATAAAGCGCCCTTGCCAGACCAATTTTCTCTCCGCCCTGGAAGGGATCATCTATTACAATAAAGTCTTCTTTGTTCTCCTTCTCCATATCACTGCCGATGAGGGATTTTGTCGGCATGAATTCTACACCCATGGCAGCAGCCTTTAACCTGAGAGGTAACGAAAGTATGGACCATATCTCTATCTGTGTGGTCTTTTCTTTGTATGCCCTTTGAAAGACAGCATTAGGACCTATTGTATAATAAGGGTCTCCACAGTAAGTGGTAATGAGCTTCTTTACCAGACCACCATGAACGAGAACAGCTATGGGGTGATTTAATGATATACCAGTTATTGTAAAATCTGGCATTTTCCCCCAAAACTGTCTCGCAATCTCATAGATAATTGCACTGCACCACCTCACTCCTGTCTGACAGGTATGCAGCAGCATACCAGGGTTTATATTGTTTCTTACTACCCCGGCCAAATCACATACCTTGTCTGTCCCTTCGTACTCCCTTATCTTAAACCTGTTTTCCAATATCTCTTTAACCTTACCCTTCATTCTTCTTCTACCAACCCCTCTTGAGTATAGTGACCGCACTGGACTGGACATCACCCAGTTCTATAGTATCCTGAAACCCTCCGGCACAGTGGGTAAAGGCAACTTTTGCCCCTTTTACCTGATTTTCTGCAACTCCCCGGAGCTGCCATACCGCTTCGGCTACCTGAGCCAGACCAGTGGCTCCTATAGGATGCCCTCTGGACATCAGCCCACCGCTGGGACTTACCGGCAATTTCCCCCCCATATCGGATATCCCTTCTTCGATGAATCTACCCCCCCCACCTTTCTTGCAAAACCCGAAGTCTTCATAGTGAATAATCTCAGCTATAGTAAAACAATCATGGACCTCCGCAAAATCAAGGTCTTCGGGTCCAATACCGGCAGTTTCATAGGCATCTAATGCCGCCAGACGATCTGACCCAAAGGTAGTGATGTCCTTGCATTTCTCATACGGACCTGACCTAAGAGCAGAGGCTGCTATTTCAACAGGTTTTCTGGTATATTTATTAACAACCTCTTTGCTGCAAAGGATTGCTGCAGCAGATCCATCGGTAGTGGGACAACAGTTTAAAAGGGTCAGGGGTTCTACTATAACAGGAGAATTCAAGACCTCCTCTATCGTTATAGGGTCTTTATACTGGCAGCGAGGGTTAGGACCTGCATTCTTACGATTTTTTACAGCAACCATGGCGAGATGCTCAGGGGTCGTGCCGTAGTCAGCCATATGACGGGTTGCAACATTCCCAAAATAGATGGGGGGACTGAAACCCATCAACGTGAGCAATTCTACCCCGTCTGAGGTCAGAGGACGTCCCTTTCCTGTTCTCCCCGTTAGTTTTTCTACACCAATGGCAAGGGCTACATCGTACATGCCTGTACCCACCGCCATCCAGGCTTCTCTCAGGGCAGTAGAACCACTGGAGCAAAAGTTCCCTACACTGCTTATGGGGATTCCTGAAATACCCAATTCCCATAGAATAGATTGCCCAACCCCGCATTCTCTATTGTAAAGCTGCCCTGTTCTGGCATGTCCGGCATATGCAACCTGTATATCCTTCTTATTGATACAGGCATCCCGTAAGGCATTCAAGGCTGCCGTCCTTCCCAGTTCTATAACATTGGACTCAGGAAATCTACCGAACATGGTCATCCCTACACCAATGATATACACGGTTCTCATAATCCAACTCCTTTAAAAGTTAAAGGGAAACAGGCTTGAACTTGTATCCATATACCGCCTGACCCGCCTCATCTTCACGAATTTTGTCAACAATAAGCTCTAAGTCCATATTGATCTTTAACTTCTCTTTATCACACTCTGCAAGAGGCGAGAATATCCGCAGCCCTTCCGGGAGATCTACATATCCTATGGCATAAGGGGCATTAAAACCTAACGGTGCCGCCTTCACTATGCAGTAGGTATATAATTTCCCCTTATTGCCCAAGAGTACGTCCTCCGGCATCTCATCCTTCAGGCAGTTTGGGCAGATAGCCCTCCTGGGGAAGAAATACTCCCCACAGGAGCTACACTTACTTCCTATCAGATGGGGCTTTTCAGAGGGAGACTCCGGCAATTTGATAAAGGGTCTTAGCTTCGGATCTATGAAGTCCCCTATCGTATCAACTCTCGAAACGCTATTGTCTCTTGTCATCCAGTATACTCCTCTGCTAATTAACCAAACCTTCCTCCGCTCACATGAATAACCTCTCCTGAGATAAAACTCGCCTCATCCGACACCAGAAATAGGATTGTGTTGGCAACATCTATCGGCTCTCCAAGCCTCTTAATGGGCATATTTGCCAGTTGTCTTTCCTTTATCATCTCAAACTTTGGGTGCCCCTTCATCAGCTCGGTAGCAATTATACCAGGAGCAATGGCATTCACATTTATGTTGTACCGACCGAATTCCCATGCCATGGATTTAGTAAGACCTATTATCCCTGCCTTTGCGGATGAATAGTTTGCCTGCCCGGGGTTCCCGTGCCATGCCCTGGAAGAAATATTTACTACCTTGCCGTATTTTTGCTCTACCATATATTTAGTAGCAAATTTGGCGCATAGAAATGCCCCCTTAAGGTCTGTATCAAGGACATCATCCCAATCCTTTTCTGTCATGTCCTTTATAAGCATATCCCTGTTGAATCCTGCATTGTTGACCAGAATGTCCAGCTTCCCAAACGCTTCTACCGCCTTCGCCATTAATGCCTCTACCTCATCTATTCTGGTCACGTCTGTTCTTACGGCTATAGCACTCCCTCCCTTAGCCTTTATGTCATTTGCTACCTTTATGGCATTCTCCTCATTTATGTCAGTAATTACAACCTTGGCACCCTCTTCAGAAAGCCTGCGTACTGTTGCCTCACCTATGCCCCTTCCTGAACCAGTAACAACTGCCACTCTGTCCTTAACTCTCATTGTACTTACCCTCCTTCTATTTTTTCCTCTTTATCATTAGTGGGGTTTCACCTTCCTGCACAAGTTCTCCCCTCTGGTTATACAGCTCTCTCTTTAATACAAAGACTCCTCTCTCGGGGTTCTTCGTCTCTTTCTTGTCTATTATCCTGACCTTTACAGTAACAGTGTCACCTATCTTGATAGGTCCTTTGAACTTCCATTCTAATCCGAGAAAGGCAATAAGATTTCTTGCTGTTTGCTGGCACAGTTCTGTACGTGTAAACAGCCCCGAAGCTATAGACAGCCCCAGAAGCCCGTGGGCTATTCTGGTTCCATACATATTACCCTTACAAAACTCTTCACTGGTGTGAAGCTCATTGTAATCCCCGGAAAGTCCTGCAAAGTTAACAACATCCGCCTCTGTAACGGTTCGGGAGGGAGATGTGTACTCTTCCCCAATCTCCAGGTCTTCCCAGTATTTTAGTGCAGATTTTTTCGCCATATTAAACTCCTTTCTTTATTTTTTGTAAGCGTTTAGCTATCAGCCCTCAGCTTTCAGTAAAAAAACAAATCCTTTTGCCCTTCGCCTTGTTTACTATAACATATCCTGCTGATAGCCATTTGCTGACCCCCGTCCTCTGACCTCTGTCTCCTGCCCTCTGCTATCATCTAATGGCAGACATACCCAGGACATCTCTCCCTATTATCAATGTCTGAATCTCCGTGGTACCCTCGGGAATCATCGCCCCTCTGGCATCCCTGAAATACCGTTCAATAGGAAACTCCTTGGAGTAACCGTACCCTCCATGAACCTGCAGGGCATTGGATGCTGTTTTGAAGGCCGCTTCACAGGCGAAAAGCTTTGCAACAGAACAAAATCTGTCACACCTGCCGCCTGTTTCCAGACATTTGGCTGCCTGATAGCCCAAAAGACGGGATGCCATGGTATCGGCTACCATTTCCACTATGAGTTTCTGAACCAGCTGGAAGCTACCGATGGGTTTTCCAAACTGTTTCCTCTCTTTCGCATACTTTACTGAGGCATTAATACAGGCTTGCGCAATTCCTACGGAACCCATAGCAACATTATGCCTCCCTTCATTCAATGTTGTAAGGGCAATCTTAAGACCTTTCCCTTCTGGGCCAAACATATTTTCTTTGGGAACTTTGGCATCTTCAAATACAAGCTCAGATGCAACCATGGCATGCCCGAACATCTTCTCTATATCCTTAGCTGAATAAGGGGTCTCTTTCTTATCTACGATAAAAGCAGATATTCCGCCAGGGCCTTTGCTCCTGTCTGTAGAAGCAAATATAATCCCTACATCAGCGGTACTTCCATTGGTAACCCACATCTTAGTCCCGTTCACAATAAAATGACCATCCTGCAGGTCAGCCCTCGTCTCTATACCTGATGCATCAGATCCCACATTGGGCTCGGTTATGGCTATGAATCCTGTCTTGTCGGCAGAAAGCAGAGAAGGAAGATATTTCTTTTTTTGTTCCTCTGTGCCGTTTACATAAATGGTATAGGGAATCAGATTTAATGGTCCATTTGCCATTATTCTAAGGGCTCCCCATGTTCTGCCGGCCTCCTCCATAAGTATTCCAAGAGAGAGATAGTCTAGCCCTAAGCCACCATATTCCGGCGGTACAAGGGCGCCAACATATCCCATAGGGATGAGCTTCTTAATAAGGTCTCTGGGCATCTCCTTCTTTTTCTCACACTCCTCCACAATAGGGGCAACCTCGTTATCCATAAATTTTCTAACAGTGTCTTGAAGAATCTTCTGCTCCTCGGTTAACTCAAAATCCATTAATAACCTCCTTTAAATAGGCTGTTGCCCAAACGAAAATTCGGAATTTGGGCAACATACCGTAATTTTTTAGTCCCCAAAGACCTTTCGAAATATCACTTTTGCACCAAAGACATTCTCAAACAAAGAAACCGCTTTGTCAAGGTCTTTAACGGCTATCCCTACATGGTTTATCTTTTTTATCATCATCTCTGCTTCTTTCCGGTAAGTGAACTATCTATGTTCACGGTCTCTATCATCTCTCTGGCATGCTCTTTAACCGCCTCAGTAATCTCCGCTCCGGCAAGCATTCGTGCAATCTCGCCTATCCTTTCCTCCTTATCCAATCTCATAACCGATGTAGCAGCACGACCATCTTTGACCCCCTTGTTTATGTTGTAATGGGTATCTGCAAAGCGAGCAATCTGAGGCAGATGGGTAATACAGATAACCTGATGGAACCTTGAGAGAGATTTGAGTTTTTGACCTACTATATCAGCTACCTTTCCGCCAATACCAGCATCTACCTCGTCAAAGATCAATGTCTCCACCCCACCCCTTTGTGCCAATATGCTCTTTAAGGCAAGGATAACCCTTGACAACTCCCCTCCTGATGCAATTCTGGAAAGGGCTTTTGGAGGTTCACCCGGATTGGGTGATAACAGAAATTCAACATTATCTATCCCCTTACCGGTAACCCTGATGTCGCCTATATCTATATTTTCATACAGACTACCCCTGGTGTTAAAACGGTGGTTATTAATGCCCGCCTCAAATACAGTTTTCTCCATCCCCACCGACCACAGTTCTTTCTCAATGCTGTCTTTCAGTTTTTCTGCTGCGGTTCTCCTCTTATCTGAGAGGTCCTCTGCCATCTTCAGTATTTCCATCTCAGTATCATGGAGATCATTCTTAAGTCGGGCTATAGTGTCTTCACTATTTGAAATATCTCCCAGTTCTCTCTGTATTCTCTCCTTATGTTGAATAATTTCACCTATTGTGGAACCATACTTCTTCTTCAGTTTATTGATCTCCAGAAGCCTCTGTTCCACTTCCTCCAATTTGGCAGGATCGAATTCTATCTTCTGTGCATAGTCCCTAAGATATAAGGCTATATCTTCCAGTTCAATGATAGAGGATTCCATGGCATCATGCAGTTTTACTAATGAACTGTCGATCCTGGAGATGTCTTTGATATTGTTTTTTGCCCCCTTTAGATTCTCCAATACAGATTCTTTTGCTCCATAAATAGTATTATAGGCATGGTTAGAATACTCCAGGAGTTTCTCTGAATTTATAAGGATATCCTTCTCTCTCTTCAGGTCATCATCTTCTCCAGCCCTGAGATTTGCCCTTTCTATTTCATTCCATTGAAAATCCAGAAGGGATTCCCTTTCTGCCCTCTTATCGGCAGCATGACTAAGTTCAGCCAACTCACTGGACAGTTTAAGTAGTCGCTTGAAAAGGGTGCCTACCCTCTCTCTGAGAGAATGGAGGCTGCCAAAGTCGTCAAGGATGTCAATATGCCTTTCAGGATTGAGCAGCAACTGGCTTTCATGCTGCCCTGAGATAGCAATCAGGTCCTCTCCTATTCCGGCAAGCATACCCAGGGTAGCCAGCCCTCCATTTATAAAAACCTTGTTCTTGCCAGAGTGAGAAATCACTCGTTTGACAACCAGGTTTTCCTCTTTTTCAATTCCTAACCCATCTATTTTATTTAAAATTACGTTGTTATCAGAAATATCAAAAAGTGCCTCTACTATTGCCTCCTCTTCATCGCTTCTTATTATGTCCGTAGATGTCCTTCTGCCCTGAAGCAGGTTAATGGCATTGATTATTATGGATTTTCCGGCTCCTGTCTCGCCAGAAAGCACATTTAAGCCAGCAGAAAAAGAGAGGGTTAATTCATCAATGATGGCAAAATTCTTAATAGTAAGCTCACTCAGCATTACTTTTAGCTTATCTTTCTCCCCATTTTAACTTCGCTCTTAAAACCTCGAAATAGTTTTTATGGAGAGGCTCTATAAGGTAAACATGACTTTTTGCCTTTTTTATCTCCAGCATACTGCCGGCATCGAAGGCAAAACCTACCTGACCATCCAGGGTTAAGAACACATCCTCATTCATGGAGATAAGAGTTACTTCAACAGTTACATTATCTGGTAAAATAAGGGGCCTGTTAGTAAGGGTATGGGGGCAGATAGGGGTGATTATTACAGAGTGCAAAGGGGGATAAACAATAGGTCCTCCTGCAGAAAGTGAATATGCCGTTGAACCTGTGGGCGTACATATTATTAATCCATCGGCTTTAAAAGTTGTCAGATACTTGCCATTTATACTGATTTCTAAATCAATAATTCTGGCAAGAGCCCCTTTGTTAATAACTGCATCATTCAGTACTCTGTATTCATCGACCTTTTTCCCTTCACGGTGAAGACTGACTTTTAGCGCTGTTCGATTGCTGAGTTTGTAGTCACCCCTGATAACACTTTCTAAAACAGGGTATAACTCATCCATGGTTATGGCGGTGAGGAACCCAAGCCCACCCAGGTTTACCCCCAGAATCGGCACCTTCCTGTTGCCTATAACCCTGGCAACACTGAGCAGGGTTCCATCCCCGCCCAGTACGATAATCATATCCACCAATGAAGGGATCCTGGTTATATCATAGCCAGATGGGTGCTTAATTAAGGAAGCCAGTGCACTGTCTAAAAAGACCTCAATAGAACGCTCAACTAACCATCCAACAAGCCTTTTTGTAACCTCTATTGCCTCCGGCTTATTCGGCTTTGCAATAATCCCGATCTTCTTCATAAAATTATACTCTCATGCTCTTACGTATTTATCATACCTCAAGTATCTTTTTTTAACACAAAAAGGAGGAAGTTGTCCATTTAAAAAATTTAACAAACGGTTATATGGGGTTATGGGTTTTTTCTGGGGCAATATTCATGAATGCAGTTATCCGGCTAATTTGGAGCCTACCCAATAACCTCAAGAAAACGTTTTTTGTCATTCTGAACGAAGTGAAGAATCTAATAAAATTGTCAGATAGACTCTTTGCTATGAATTACAATAACACACCGGCAAAATTTTAGCTTCAACTTGCAAATTATAGTGTTTATGTGGTAAAGTACAAAAAGAACGTAATATACTAACTTATTATGCAGTTCTAAGTAATCTGAGCATGATCTGCTGGAGGACTTGATGTCGATTTATTTGGTTATAGTGATCGCTTTAGCTTTCATTTCTGTCCTGATCACCGTGTTACCTCAGTTTTCCGCATGTCGGAGGCAAAAGGCGGAGTTTGTGAGCTATTTCTTAACTCTGTCCGCCACGCTTGTGGGTGTTTTTTTTGCAATCTATTTCGCCGACTTACAAAAAAACGCGTATGAACGGAAACGGGTAGAACAAGTCGTTCTGTCCGGCGAACGAGAAGCTAGAGATGTTAGAAAAAAGGCAACGTTGTTGCTCGCCACGTTAGAATATCTCGGTTCGAGTCAAGCCTATGCCGATAGAAAGATGAAAGTTGAAGACTTTATTGCTTTGCCCCAATTTATTTTTGCGACAATGAACGATCAGGGATTTATGAAGCAGATCTCAGACCAAGGTTTTTCCTATCTGAAGAGCGAACTACACACACTTAAGAGGCTCTACGACAAAATTCAGCAGAACAATCTCCGCGGAGGCAAAACTTTTAAGAAAACGATTAAGAACATCGAGACCTTCTGCGTTAGGTTGGCATGCATAGAGGAGCTATTAAAGTTATGAGCGGATGGTCCTTTCAGGTGAGATTAAACGAGATGAGATCACGCACTATCAAAAACTATTTTTAGCCGAAATGCTAGGAATTAACCCTAATCCACCTGTGCCAGATCGCTACAGTAAAGGATACATTAGTTACTTCCACGTGTGGAAAAACGAGCTAGCGTTAATGAGGGAGTCATTGCGTGCAAAGAAACTGAGTCAATAAAACGATAGGGGGCCAAGTCTCCGTTTGACTCTTTTGCGTTTTGGTTTTAAAAAATAGGGGCATTGTCCCTTATAATGTTGCCTAACCCTTATAAGGTCTCCCCTTGTCAAGAGAAAAAAGGACCTTGCTCGGAAAACTAATTCTCTGACAAAGGGGTTTTTATGCAGACTCGTTATACCTTTGGATGCTGCATCTACCATCTCTAGCATAATTATATTTGTTAAATTAAGGATGACATGGCAGTGCTAAAAATCTCCCAGAATGCTTCCATCCCTGATGATGAGATTGAACTTTCGGCAATACGGGCACAGGGGACCGGAGGACAGAATGTTAATAAAGTATCTTCGGCAATTCATCTGCGCTTTGATATCAATGCGTCCTCTCTATCCGATTTCTATAAGCAACGTCTGTTAAACCTTCGAGACCAGCGTATCAGCAAAGACGGTGTAATTGTTATCAAGGCCCAGAAATTTCGTACTCAGGAAAAAAATCGGGAAGATGCCCTTGAGCGTTTGCAGAAATTAATCAAAGGTGTGGCAGTTACACAGAAAGTCAGAAAGCCGACCAGAGCAACTATAGGCTCCCAGGAAAGGCGGCTTGACAGTAAGTCTCGAAGAAGTAAGACAAAGGCACTGCGAGACAGGGTTTCGGAGTAAGGGAAATACATGGGGACGTTGTCCAAAATCATCACTTAACAGAGCACCTGCCAAAAAAAGAAATCATACTGAATATGAATAGATTATGGAATAGAGCATTACTGCTAGCAGCAATATCTGTCTGTTATAACATTTTAGAAGGGTTGGTATCCGTTTATTTCGGGTATACTGATGAGACATTGTCTTTGTTTGGATTTGGTCTGGATTCGTTTGTCGAGTTAATTTCTGGAGTTGGTGTATGGCATATGATTATTCGGGTTAGAAATAACAATAATCAAAAGGATTCATTTGAGAAAACAGCGTTAAGAATCACCGGAGTTTCATTTTACACTTTAACTTTCGGATTATTTGTGACAGCCATTTACAATATCTACAGTAATAGTAAGCCAATAACAACTGTTTGGGGTATTATAATTTCATTATTATCTGTTCTAACAATGATTTTTTTGACGAGGGCAAAATTGAGCATAGGCAAAAAGCTAAATTCAAATGCAATTATTGCTGATGCCAACTGTACAAAAACATGTGTCTATCTTTCAATAGTTCTATTACTGTCCAGTGTATTATATGAAATATTCAGAATCGGATATATAGATTCGATTGGTGCATTGGGAATAGCCTATTATGCTTTTAAAGAAGGAAGAGAATCATTGGAAAAATCAAAGGGAAAAGTCTGCACTTGTTGTGAATAGATTAAACCAACAGCAAGAAACCCAATAATTAACAAAGGGGGGTCACTATGATAATAGGCATTCCGCGTGAAATCAAACAGGACGAATACAGAGTGGCGATGCTGCCGGTAGGAGTTCAATTGCTGGTTCAGAACGGTCATACGGTACTGTTTCAGAAGGAAGCCGGACTGGGCAGCGGTTATGATGATACTGCTTATTCTGCGGCCGGAGCCAGACTGATAGACACTGCTGACGACATCTTTTCCCGGGCGGAGATGATAGTGAAGGTAAAGGAACCGCAGCCGGAAGAAATTGAAAAGCTCAGGAAAGGACAAATTGTATTCTGCTTTTTCCATTTTGCCAGTTCCCGCAAACTCACTGAAGGATGTCTGAAGCAAGGAATTGCCGCTGTGGCGTATGAGACGCTGGCGGACGACCAGGGGTATCTGGCACTGCTTACGCCCATGAGTGAAGTTGCGGGCAAGATGTCAATCCAGGAGGGCGCCAAATGCCTGGAGAAACCCATGATGGGCAGGGGAATACTGCTGGGCGGTGTAACTGGTGTA includes:
- a CDS encoding CoA-transferase yields the protein MKGKVKEILENRFKIREYEGTDKVCDLAGVVRNNINPGMLLHTCQTGVRWCSAIIYEIARQFWGKMPDFTITGISLNHPIAVLVHGGLVKKLITTYCGDPYYTIGPNAVFQRAYKEKTTQIEIWSILSLPLRLKAAAMGVEFMPTKSLIGSDMEKENKEDFIVIDDPFQGGEKIGLARALYPDISLTHGWAADRYGNTLLLPPYAENLYGCMGSKKGTIVTVEKIVSTDFIRQYSHLMKLPGDYVTAVCEVPLGSHPSGLAKGGMSDFPVYAEDYDFVDEACEAAKNPEEFDRWIDKWVLGCKDHKDYLNKLGYNRILALKGKTHADSWRYDVEAITREYDSPEYTPLEMAIVIAGRKTKEKIKKNDYRTILAGAGIANLGAWLAYFDLKEEGFDIELMAEIGLYGYTPTPFDPAVFNNRNFPTCKAIVDTHDIMGIFMGGSRNRCVGTLGIGQIDKYGNINTTKIPERLLYIAGSGGANDIATCAQEVVAIAVHSRRRFLDRVSYITSPGRKVTTLVSTLGVFEKIGNDEEFTLTGYFPDKGVTTKEDHIRQIKENCGWDLKVSSDPEEIPPPELEELIMLRMFDPRKYYLGE
- a CDS encoding thiolase family protein, which encodes MRTVYIIGVGMTMFGRFPESNVIELGRTAALNALRDACINKKDIQVAYAGHARTGQLYNRECGVGQSILWELGISGIPISSVGNFCSSGSTALREAWMAVGTGMYDVALAIGVEKLTGRTGKGRPLTSDGVELLTLMGFSPPIYFGNVATRHMADYGTTPEHLAMVAVKNRKNAGPNPRCQYKDPITIEEVLNSPVIVEPLTLLNCCPTTDGSAAAILCSKEVVNKYTRKPVEIAASALRSGPYEKCKDITTFGSDRLAALDAYETAGIGPEDLDFAEVHDCFTIAEIIHYEDFGFCKKGGGGRFIEEGISDMGGKLPVSPSGGLMSRGHPIGATGLAQVAEAVWQLRGVAENQVKGAKVAFTHCAGGFQDTIELGDVQSSAVTILKRGW
- a CDS encoding long-chain fatty acid--CoA ligase, with the protein product MNVGDWIRKRAILSSGKTAVIFEEKEFSYRQVNERTNQLAHAMVDSGIKKGDRVAVLFYNCHQFLEVYFAAAKLGAIFVPLNFRLAGPELEFMLNNCGAEMLIYNSDLADAVDSIRSAIPVKKGNFIQVDGDTPSWAFDYEGLLLRHPMSEPEIKEEVELEDPQMIMYTSGTTGQPKGALLSHRKTFYNTFNADIYFDISSTDRMLVVMPLFHSGGLNITAVPILYKGGTAIIQKHFDPEEVLRLIERYKITLMMAVPTMLNFILKKTDMERYVLNSLRTCMTAGEVCPLSLIKEYQKRNIPIRQVFGQTETSIVLWLPEVDSIRKAGSVGLPVFHSDVKVVNRKGADVVPGEIGEIIVKGPIQMTDYWNLPEETARTIRGGWLHTGDLARVDDEGYVYIVDREKDMFISGGENVYPAEIEKVYAIHPKILESAVIGVADDEWGEVGKAIIALKEGETMTEKEALDFCKGKLAGYKTPKSVIFVDELPKTASGKIKKVPLRKKYGKPCLA
- a CDS encoding cobalamin B12-binding domain-containing protein, whose amino-acid sequence is MQKMRVLIAKLGLDGHDLGAKWVARGLRDAGMEVIYTGRQKTPEQVASTALQEDADVVGLSFLSGAHLGLTERLIICLRALGIEDKKVVVGGVIPKEDISQLKEMGVIEVFPIGSQINKIVETLAESWNR
- a CDS encoding Zn-ribbon domain-containing OB-fold protein; its protein translation is MTRDNSVSRVDTIGDFIDPKLRPFIKLPESPSEKPHLIGSKCSSCGEYFFPRRAICPNCLKDEMPEDVLLGNKGKLYTYCIVKAAPLGFNAPYAIGYVDLPEGLRIFSPLAECDKEKLKINMDLELIVDKIREDEAGQAVYGYKFKPVSL